The following proteins are encoded in a genomic region of Alistipes shahii WAL 8301:
- a CDS encoding site-specific integrase — protein sequence MKVEKFKVLLYLKKSEPDKTGKAPIMGRITLNRTMAQFSCKLSCTPGLWNARESRLNGKSREAVETNEKIERLLLAVHSAFNSLMERKRDFDAAAVRDMFQGNAGMQMTLLKLLDRHNGEMKARVGVDRAPTTLSTYLFTYRTLSEFIKAKFKVPDLVFGQLNEQFIRDYQDFILLEKGYAVDTLRGYLAILKKICRIAYKEGHSEKYHFCHFKLPKQKETTPKALSRENFEKLRDLEIPEKRRSHVITRDLFLFACYTGTAYADAVSITRKNLFRDDEGSLWLKYQRKKTDYLGRVKLLPEAVALIEKYRDDTRETLFPPQDYHTLRANMKSLRLMAGLSQDLVYHMGRHSFASLVTLEEGVPIETICKMLGHSNIKTTQIYARVTPKKLFEDMDRFVEATRDLKLIL from the coding sequence ATGAAAGTGGAAAAATTCAAGGTGCTGCTCTACCTGAAAAAGAGCGAGCCGGACAAGACCGGCAAAGCCCCGATCATGGGACGGATCACCCTCAACCGCACGATGGCGCAGTTCAGCTGCAAGCTCTCCTGCACCCCCGGGCTGTGGAACGCGCGTGAGAGCCGGCTGAACGGCAAGAGCCGGGAAGCGGTGGAGACCAATGAAAAAATAGAAAGACTGCTGCTTGCCGTACACTCGGCCTTCAATTCCCTCATGGAAAGAAAAAGGGATTTCGATGCCGCCGCGGTCAGGGACATGTTCCAGGGCAATGCGGGCATGCAGATGACCCTGCTCAAACTTCTCGACCGGCATAACGGGGAAATGAAGGCCCGTGTCGGTGTGGACCGTGCGCCCACCACACTCTCGACCTACCTCTTCACCTACCGCACGCTTTCCGAATTCATCAAGGCGAAATTCAAGGTTCCGGACCTTGTCTTCGGGCAGCTCAACGAGCAGTTCATCCGCGACTATCAGGATTTCATCCTTCTGGAAAAGGGATATGCCGTGGACACGCTTCGCGGCTACCTGGCCATCTTGAAAAAGATCTGCCGCATCGCCTACAAGGAGGGCCACTCGGAGAAATACCATTTCTGCCACTTCAAGCTGCCCAAGCAGAAGGAGACAACACCGAAAGCACTCAGCCGTGAGAATTTCGAGAAGCTGCGTGATCTGGAGATACCGGAAAAACGCAGGTCACATGTCATCACCCGGGACCTCTTCCTCTTCGCCTGTTACACCGGCACCGCCTATGCCGATGCGGTAAGCATCACCCGGAAGAACCTCTTCCGGGATGACGAGGGCAGCCTCTGGCTGAAATACCAGCGAAAGAAAACCGACTACCTCGGACGTGTCAAGCTGCTTCCGGAAGCCGTCGCGTTGATTGAGAAATACCGGGACGATACCCGCGAGACTCTTTTCCCGCCGCAGGACTACCACACGCTCAGGGCCAATATGAAATCCCTGCGCCTGATGGCAGGGCTGAGCCAGGACCTTGTCTACCACATGGGACGGCATTCTTTCGCCTCGCTGGTCACGCTCGAGGAGGGAGTGCCGATAGAGACCATCTGCAAAATGCTGGGACACTCCAACATAAAGACCACCCAGATATACGCGCGCGTAACCCCGAAGAAGCTGTTCGAGGACATGGACAGGTTCGTCGAGGCAACCCGCGATTTGAAACTTATCCTTTAA
- a CDS encoding site-specific integrase — translation MRSTFKLLFYINRNKVKSDGTTAVLCRISIDGKKSAVTTGVYCKPGDWDSKKCEIKTARENNRLAAFRSRLEEAYGNLLRNQGVVTAELLKTTVSGANSVPEYLLQAGEVERERLRVRSKEINSTSTYRQSKTTQLNLRQFIESRGMKDIAFSDITEEFAESFKVFLKKELGHRNGHVNHCLCWLNRLIYIAVDREILRANPIEDVAYERKETPKLRHISRSELKRMMETPLPDPMMELARRTFIFSSLTGLAYADTRALHPRHIGTTSEGRRYIRIRRAKTDVEAFIPLHPIAGQILELYNTTDDDRPVFPLPVRDVLWYEVHGMGVALGMKENLSYHMARHSFGTLTLTAGIPIESIARMMGHTNIDSTQVYAQVTDRKISSDMNRLMERRKPAAGKEAAG, via the coding sequence ATGCGCAGTACATTCAAGCTCTTATTCTACATCAACCGTAACAAGGTGAAATCGGACGGCACGACCGCCGTCCTCTGCCGGATCAGCATCGACGGAAAGAAATCGGCAGTCACGACAGGCGTCTATTGCAAACCCGGGGACTGGGACAGCAAGAAGTGTGAAATCAAAACAGCCAGGGAGAACAACCGCCTTGCCGCCTTCCGCAGCCGGTTGGAAGAGGCGTACGGGAACCTGCTGAGGAACCAGGGAGTGGTCACGGCCGAACTGCTCAAGACCACCGTGTCAGGCGCCAATTCCGTACCGGAATACCTCCTGCAGGCCGGAGAGGTGGAACGCGAACGGCTCAGGGTCCGCTCCAAGGAGATCAACTCCACTTCCACCTACCGCCAGTCGAAGACCACCCAGCTCAACCTCAGGCAGTTCATCGAATCCCGCGGGATGAAGGACATCGCCTTTTCGGACATCACCGAGGAGTTCGCCGAATCGTTCAAGGTCTTTCTCAAGAAGGAGCTGGGACACAGGAACGGACACGTGAACCACTGCCTGTGCTGGCTCAACCGGCTCATCTACATCGCCGTGGACCGGGAAATACTAAGAGCCAATCCGATAGAGGACGTGGCATACGAGAGGAAAGAAACACCTAAACTAAGGCATATCAGCCGCAGTGAACTGAAGCGGATGATGGAAACCCCGCTGCCCGACCCGATGATGGAGCTGGCACGCAGGACGTTCATCTTCTCCTCGCTGACCGGTCTGGCCTACGCGGATACGAGGGCTCTCCATCCCCGTCACATCGGAACGACTTCGGAAGGAAGAAGGTATATCCGCATCCGCCGCGCCAAAACGGACGTGGAGGCGTTCATCCCGCTGCATCCCATAGCCGGACAGATACTGGAGCTTTACAACACCACGGATGACGACAGGCCGGTATTCCCGCTGCCGGTCCGCGACGTCCTCTGGTATGAGGTACATGGAATGGGCGTGGCATTAGGCATGAAAGAGAACCTGTCCTACCACATGGCCCGGCATTCGTTCGGGACCCTGACACTGACCGCAGGTATTCCGATAGAGAGCATCGCCAGGATGATGGGCCATACGAACATCGACAGCACGCAGGTCTACGCCCAGGTCACCGACCGGAAGATATCCTCGGACATGAACCGGCTGATGGAAAGAAGAAAGCCCGCGGCCGGCAAGGAAGCCGCAGGCTAA